The Aedes albopictus strain Foshan chromosome 2, AalbF5, whole genome shotgun sequence region AATCCGTGAGAAAGGGTTTCTTCACGCCCACGCTGAAGCAAATGGAGCAGGTGCTTACGCTGCGACAAAACGTTGCCCAATATGCACCAAAGATGATCATCGAGTTCCAGATTGCACCTCGTTTaaaagaatcagtgtcgaaaatCGGTGGAAGAGCGTTACATCCCTGAAACTCTGCCGTTGTTGCTTGAACTTCCATGGTCGTCGAACATGTAAAAGTACAAATCGCTGCGGAGTCAATGGCTGCGAGCTGCGACACCATCCCCTTTTGCATTCACCACCTCCAACATCCACAACTACGGGCAATCAGCGAGTGACCCAGTCGTCCGAAAATCACGCTCATCACCACTGTGGACAATCCGTGTTGTTCAGAATTATACCTGTGGTACTACACGGACCTTCCAAATCGATGACAGTTTTCGCCTTTCTCGACGAGGGATCCTCAGCGACACTCATCGAGCACGACCTTATCGGACAACTGGGGATTGAAGGACAAAATGCTCCACTGTGCCTCACGTGGACGGCAAACATGTCCCGGCTGGAATCGAAATCGCAACTGGTTTCTCTGGACATTTCCGGAATTGGTCAGCAGAAAAGATATCAACTTGCGAATGTCAGGTCCGTTGAAGTCCTCAATCTGCCCCGCCAGACCTTACGTTTTGGAGAACTGCAAAAAAGCTTTCGACACTTGGCTGAACTTTCAGTTGATAGTTATGAGGATGCTGTACCACAAATTTTGGTTGGACTCCGAAACCTGAAGCTTGCTGTACCGCTAGAGACAAGGGAAGGCAATCGGGGACCAATTGCAACCAAAACAAGTTTGGGTTGGTGCGTTTATGGAAGTCTCGATTATGGATGTAAACCCGAACACGTCAGCCTTCATATCTGCGAATGCGATACCAACCGGAAGCTTGAATCGATGATGAAGGAGTACATCAATGCGGATTACACTGGAGTTGCTCCGATTGAACCACTGGTGTCCGAGGATAACAAACGAGCCCAAAGGATCCTTGAAGAGACGACGACAAGGGTTGGAAACCGATTCcaaactggtttgatttggcGGTACGATGAAATTGATCTACCAGACAGTTTCCACATGGCTTTACAGCGTCTTCAATGTTTGGAGCGAAGGATGACACGGGATGCAGCTTTGAAGGAGAATCTCCATCGGCAGATCCGTGAATATCAGGACAAGGGTTACGCTCATCGACTAACGCAGGCAGAACTACTTGCAGCGGATCCTGCGTATCTGCCTATCAGCGCTGTGACAAATCCCAATAAGCCCGGAAAAGTCCGCCTCGTATGGGATGCGGCAGCGAAAGTGGCCGGTATTTCGCTGAACAGTCTCCTACTGCCAGGACCGGATTTGTTAACTCCATTACCCCATGTCCTGTTCCGTTTCCGACAATTTCCGGTGGCCGTCTCTGGTGACATCAAAGAGATGTTTCACCAGGTCGGTATCATTGAGTCCGATCGGCATTCGCAGCGTTTCTTGTGGCGCGACAACCCCGAACAAACTCCGCAAATCTTTGCGATGGACGTCGCCATTTTTGGTGCTGCGTGCTCACCGTCATCCGCGCAATTTGTAAAAAACAAAAATGCGCAAGAGCATGCATCACGATTTCCCAAGGCATCGGAAGATATAGTAAAGTGCCATTACGTGGACGATTACCTTGGGAGCTACgagaccgtcgatgaagccaaaGAAGTCGCCGAAGGCGTGAAGGTGGTGCATTCCAAAGGAGGATTTGAGATCCGAAATTGGGTATCAAATAGTCAAGCTGTCGTGGAACATTTGGGCGGAGAACCAGCGAACGGGATGAAGGAGCTAATTTCGAAGGGAAACGGCAATACGGAGCGTGTTTTGGGAATGCCCTGGCAATCGGCAGCGGACGAATTGCGATTTTCAACGACATTCCGTAGAGAAATCGTGCAACTAGTCGACTGCGAAGTTAGGCTAACAAAACGACAGATGTTGAAGTGCATCATGAGTCTCTTTGACCCGCTAGGCCTGCTAGCATCGTTCTTGGTGCATGGCAAAATAATGATGCAGGAGGTATGGAAAACGAAAATTCAATGGGACGAGCGAGTTGACGACCACATCTACGACCGTTGGAAGAAATGGATCGCTCTATTTAGCAAGATCGAGGACCTCCAAGTGCCACGTTGCTACTTCCAGCACGCTAACGCCAACATGTACTCGGCACTCCAACTCCACATATTTGTTGACGCAAGTGAAGACGCGTACTCGGCGGTTGGATATTTCCGTGTAGAGGCTCCCGACAAGAGCGTTCTTTGCACGTTAGTAGCAGCAAAAACAAAGGTTGCACCGATACACCACGTCACTGGAATTGATGGCGGCGGTATTAGGAAGCAGACTAGCAGCCTTCATTTCTGAAGGCCATTCGATACCGATCAAACGAAGAATCTTCTGGTCTGATTCGCGAACCACTCTCGCTTGGATCGGATCGGAACACCGACGTTATCGATCGACAGTTTGTCGCATGCAGGATTGGCGAAATACTATCATCGACAACCACGAGCGAATGGAGATGGATGCCGAGTAAACTCAATGTCGCCGACGAAGCTACCAAGTGGGGCAGAGGGCCCTGCTTCGACGTTCACAGCCGCTGGTACCAAGGACCTGATTTTTTGTACCAAAATGAACAGTCTTGGCCTCAGCCGGACCAGAGGATCACTACCACCGAAGAGGAAATACGACCGTGCTATGTTCATCAAATACTCACGATGCCGCTATTACAATTCGAACGGTTTTCCAAGTGGGATCGTTTGTTACGGACAGTAGCATACGTCGGACGTTTCGTGAGCACGTGCAGGAGACGCATTGAAGGGCATTATACAGCCAAGAGACTGACACAACCAGAACTGCAGGACGCTGAAATATTGTTATGGAGAATGGTGCAATTGGAAGCATATGCGGACGAGTTGGCCATTATCAGGAAGAACGAAGAGTTGTCCGTCGACGAACGAATGTCACTGGAGAAAGACAGCATTCTTTTCAAACTAACTCCGGTACTGGATGAGCATGGAATACTCCGCGTGGACGGCCGCATAGGTTCATTACAAGTAGTACCAGTGGACATGAAATGGCCTATCATTCTACCCAGACACCATCGTGTAACATTCTTGATTGTAGACGACTATCACCGTAAGTATCTTCACGCTAACTCTGAGACGATCGTGAATGAGCTGCGGCAGCGTTTTTACATTCCACGGCTGCGTGTGATTGTGAAAACTGTTGCAAATCGTTGCCAGGTTTGCAAAATTAAGAAAGCTAAACCTTGCGCACCTAGAATGGGACCGTTACCAATAGCGAGACTTTCTCCTTTCGTCCGCCCATTCAGTTACGTTGGGTTGGATTATTTTGGTCCAATTACTGTTAAGATAGGTAGGGCCAACGCAAAAAGGTGGATTGCACTTTTCACGTGCCTTACGATTCGGGCTGTGCACGTGGAAGTTGCCTTCGATCTTTCCACCCATAGCTGCATAGCGTGCATTAGGAGATTCATCGCTCGGAGGGGAGCTCCAATCGAGATTTACTCCGACAACGGGCGGAATTTTGTAGGAGCTCAACGTGTTTTGAAGGACCAGGTTGCTCGCATCTATGAGGACGTCGCTATCACATTCACTCATACCAAATGGGTGTTGATTCCACCTTATGCTCCCCACATGGGGGGTTCATGGGAACGCTTAGTTCGATCAATCAAAGTTGCCATGAAAAGCCTTCCGCAAGAACGTAAACTGGACGACGACGCGTTACATACTACGGCGGTGGAAGCGGAGGCCATCGTCAACACACGGCCGTTAACCTATCTGCCTCTAGATTCAGCAGAGCAGGAAGCCCTTAGCCCCAACCATTTCTTGCTGGGGTCTTCTAACGGGGTAAAACAACCAACGACCAGGATGGAAGATACTCCAAGAACAAACCGTCACATGTGGAATTTGATTCAGCACAACCTTGACCATTTTTGGCGCCGCTGGATCAGGGAATATTTACCCACGTTGACGAAAAGAACCAAATGGTTTGGCGAATCAAAGCCACTCCAAACCGGAGATTTGGTCGTGGTGATCGACGAGACGAAACGGAATGGATGGATACGAGGGAAAGTGCTGGAGATCAACCCAGGACGCGACGGAAGGATAAGGCAGGCAGTAGTTCAAACCTCAGACGGAGTGTTTCGGAGGCCTGCGgccaagttggccattttggaagTGCAGTCGGATGCTAAAGCTGTGTCTGGTACCCACCTTTACGGGGAGGGGAATGTTAGCACTGGCAGCCCTTCCGTGACCACTGTTGACGTCTTCGGTGACGGACAGCGACCTTCACCATGACACGTCTGCGAAAACGTCAGAGCTAAAGCAGAGTGAAAACAGATATGCTACATGTGAAACTACAAACCAATTAATTTTCCTAAATTTCTTATATTTTCTACTATTCTATTGAATTTGTTTATTTGAGTGCCTAAATTTGATTGAGCAAGCAAAGTGCAGCTTCTAACCTCTGTTGTTCGAGGAATAAAAAAACTAATGAGTCACTGAATGTGTAAGCCCCTTTTGTAGTACAAACCTCAATGAATCTATAAACTAAATATATACTCTAATTGCAGCTTAAAGCAATCGCTGAAAAGATCCGTGATTTTCATTTCGTTCCCGAACAGATATTCTTCGTTCTCGTTTGTCAGAATCTGTGCAGGCATCTACGTGCCTGTAGGCCCACTATTTCAACCCAGCCCTGTTCCAGGGGTTGGTAAGAAAACGTTAGCCGAATATCAAGTTGGACTGAGCTCTCTTCAGGAAAATGTGCCCGGTGGTTGAGCTAGAAATCTTCGGTGACTACAGCATGGCCCAATTAGTTCTTGTAGCTCTCCTCTCCAGCTATTTGACGCACATCATACTAATTCAGAGGAGAGAAAACGACGAGGAGGGCTGTGACAATCATGCTTGTCTTCAAATTCTCAAACGGAGCCACTCGAGATTTGGAGGTCAGTAGAGGAACTGACACGCTCCCATCTTCTGTCACCGTACGAACGTATACGCATGCACCGTTTGCCTTGTTCGAAGCGTCGCAGAATCCGTGCAGCTCAACATTGTACTGCTAGTTCCAATCCATCATCGGGAAAGTGCAATCCCGTCTAGACCTGCTAGATTTCAGCAATACTCGTGACACTGCTCTTGAAACTGCGGGCTTAGCGGTTCATCCCACTCGCGGTCGTGCTTCCAGAGATCCTGGAGAAAAGTCTTCGCCTGAATGATCACCGAACCCACCAGTCCTAATGGGTCGAATAGTCGAGATGTATCAGACAAAGACTTCGTAATCTCCGGGGACTCAATCCAATTTCGCAAACTGAATCGGAAGCAGTCCGTGCTAGGCTCCCATGTCAAGTCTAACATTTTCACGGCAGCGGTAGACGAATCTTGCTCCAGAATCGAACGCCCATCTCTCAAACCTTCCGGCACCACTGACAGCAACTCTTTGCTGTGAGAATTCCACTTTCGCAAGGAGAATCCGGCAGACTGCAGGAGTTCTATCATCTGACTAGCCTCTTTCAATCTTTAATGTCATTTACGCCGGGTAGCATATCATCGACGTAGAAGTCCTTTCTGAGGACCTTTTCCGCTGCAGGATGCGACTTTTCACCTTCATCTGCCAGACACTGAAGACACTTCGTTGCTAGGTATAGAGCGGACGCTGCACCGTAGGTGACTGCGTGAGAGCGAAAGTGCGGATCGGCTCAGAAGCGCTATCTCTCCAAACAATCCATTGCAGCTGCTGATTGGTTGCATTCATCCATACGGTACATTTTAGCGACGTCTCCTACGAGGGCGAATCGGTGCTGGACGTCTTACAGAAAGCATCGACAAGCAGCTTCGAAGTTGTGCTGTCTGGCTTCAGAACAGCGTGGTAAGGCAAGTAGTACAACAACGCGCTCGTATCACGTATTTACCCAGAAAAGCTCCCTCCTGTGGTCCATGTCCAGATATTCGCGCCTGTACTCCGTGTACTGCTTCTTCAGTTCCGGATTCATCACGAGCCGCCGCTCTACTCCCAAGAAGAGCTTGATTGCTCTGAATCGGGAACCGCCAAGCTGCAGGATCATCCGCTCCTTCTTCGGCAGCGTGACTACGCACCTCTCTTCTTCGTTCCGGAAAACTCCTCGCAGGCCGATTCTTCGACCGACATCGTGCTGGTTGACTGGCAAGTCCCTGCTTCCCAGAATTGGGAAAGTTGATCTTGGATCTCCACCGTCGAACAAATGCGGGTTAGAGAGCAAATGCGGGTTAGAGAGCATGATGCAGTAGTCGGGACCGGAAACAATCCATCCGAACACGGTGTCTTGTAGAGTCAGGCTGTCGTCTATTACCTTTCGCCGTTCATGCTTGAGCAGCTCCATGTAGTATTCTGCTCCGATGATGATGTCTATCGGTCTCATCTCGAAGAGCTTGGGATCCGCTAGAAGCGCTGGATTCGGAGAGATTTGTCGACACTGCTTGAGACGATCCAATGGCTTGAATCGACATATAGACTGGTGTTTCTTCTAGCTTCAGCTTGCTAGCGAAACCGTCGAGCAGCGCTCATGCTATCATGGACTTGTCGTAGTGGTCTTTTATGCTAAGAGAATGATGTTTTGTGTCAGTGTGATTGGGAGAGCTACATGTGTTTGGCTTGTGATGGCGTGTTCTGTGGCTGGCTGAGTGTGTGAGTCTGGTGTGTTTGCAGTGTCAGCCGTTCGTGTCTATTGGTTTGGTATTGGCGGCATGGATTGCGGCTATCTGGGTTGTTGATTGACTGTCGATGGTATTGAATGCCCGGGATACAAACAATTCTTGTTGAGCTTGAGTTGAGCTTGTTCCTATTTGCAGCCTAAATCCTCTCCGACTTGTTAATCCACAGAGTGTCGTAGCTCGCTGCAGAAGAGACACTTCAGAGCAAACTTTAAAGATGTGTAGCACACCGCTGGAAAATATTGTCGTTTCTGAATGGGAATCGTAGGCCTCGCTGGAGCGATCGACTGCAAAACggagcaagcttgctatttgatgaaaacattcgcgaaatgatgtgatttgctttcgacaacgaatacgttttcacccatcctcgctttattcaatcaacctcccatacgagtagcacacgaacggactcaacactgatcagcatagttgactcttccttttcgccgttgagccgttgcgttctagccaagcatctcttttcattgctttcgatgcttttcgacagcttatcgcgaagcatcgttggctggaagctttattagtatggtatcggtacatgcgaatgttgcttctgtgtgcgtgtcgagcgttcatgccgtagcttcgcaaaccaacctattcggtatggctcggctgttcgggcgagcgtgtgacggcccagtcagatgtgtgcaaaatcgtttgggatttacatcatgttcgttttgccacctctttgctgctggtcatcgctgatcagtgcacagttcaatcgcacgcgataaatatatagttgatgagttgtgatgagcactagtgaggtgataatttgcatcattgaaaCGGAGAAGTGAATCTTCAGAAAGTCAATCACAGCGGCCATGTCCAATCGGGAACAAAACATATAAGTAATCGTGCTCCCGCCCGATGGTTTTCCTCCGATTTTTTCCAGCATTTGCAGATTCTTCCCGAAAGCACTGATCAACCGGTTGAGCTCCTTTTTTGAGTGCCTCCACGGCGAAAACTACACCGAGGTGCGTCTTGACGATCTACTAATAATTCTCGTACAGGCTCCAACGCCTTCCACACCACCGCGTAAATGCAGTTTATTCCCTGCAGCGCATCACCGGACAAGGAAGACCTCTAATAGGTGAACTTGTCCACTTCCATGAGGAGAGTACTATCATGTatgaggtatcagtaggtcggctctagaggcacgttctcctccattcgggaaatttgtgccatcatgtATGAGACTACTGAAGCTGTCACGGTACAGCATCCATTCGCAGATCTTTTCAGTGAACGATGGCAGCCTTATTTCTGGGAAATCGAGACCAGATCAGACTTCCACGAGCGGGCAACCAGGGCTACTGTTCTTGAAATAAAGATTGACTCACATCACatgcatttcattcatttatttttacGGCCACAAAGTTTAAACGGTACCTACTCATGCAAACAtgtgacgattggaaagttcagcgcccacaagCAAACAAACGAAACGGCTTACGACAcattgatttcgtcgcctccaaaaacatggccatacgtagcacatttttccaacacagcctccttatcgttacacctggagattaccacagcagacggaatcgcaaatcgactacattctgattgacggatggcacttctccgacattattgacgtcaaGACATACCGTGGCGCccacatcgactccgatcactgcatagtgatggtcaaactgtgcccaaaactctccgtcatcaacaataatgtacggtatcggcgaccgccacggtacaacctagagtgactaaaacaaccggatgtcgcctcagcatacgcgcagaatctcgagacagcgttgccagacgagggcgagctcgttgaggcctctctagaggactgccggaatacagtgaaagcagtcatcaacgacgcagccgagagcaccatcgggtacgtggaacggaaccgacggaacgattggttcgacgaggagtgcagaacggttttgaaggagaataCCTCAGcgtgggtggtaatgctgcagcaagggacgcgaccgaacgtggaatgttacaagcagaagcggaaacagcaaacaCGTCGTTTGGGAGAAAACGCCGCCTGGATCCGCTTCTTCCAaggaaatggaactactgtgccgttcctaagaaacacggaagttctaccagaaattgAACGCATCccccaacggcttcgtgccgcgagccgaaatatgggATAAGGGCGGAGGTCTCTtgaagcagcacttcaacgagcacctgaatggtggtTCTTTCGAGGTTGGAGTGTTTGGTCGACCGGAACGGTGCAGTGGTTTGGTAGAGTTGTGTGCCGGCGGCACCGGGACCGGATTAAGATCGCTGAATAGTTCAGGTAATTGAATGGAACGAGTATAAGGCGATTTGTCTAGGATCGAAGTAGGAACATCGGCGCCAGAGAAATTCCACAAAATCTCTTGGTTAATGAAAAAGACAATGCACACCCAGAGGTGGTCGTAGCTTGTGCTATATCTCAACCATTTCATCTATCGGCTTACCTCCCTACTTAGAACCATTCTTCGGGTTTAAGCGAGATTGTCACCGGCGGAACGTGCCCTTCTGCTGCTGGTTGTTGGAAGAATTAGCTTCTCCTTTACAGAATGACAATCTTCTGCTGCGGCAGCAGCATCCAGATCTATATCTGCTTCACGTCTTTCCACAGTCACCCCCTCTATCTCTCTCCCTCAAGTGTCGTGTGTgtaaaatcggttggaaaaataTTGGCCGTGACAACGAATTGATGTGTGTTTACAATTGGACTTATCCACTCTACTACCAGACAGACGAAGACTCCACTTCTGCCGGGGTTTTGACTGTGGTGTGTGGTGGTGGTGTTGGCAGGAACATCGGTAGCGGCGGCGGAGGTGGACAGTTTGGAAGTGAAATTTTGTATCTTGTCAAAATAGCTGTCTCTGGGGGATTAGGGACATCAGGTTGTGAAGCAGATTCCGTGGCGGCAGGCACGCGCACCATAAGTTTGAAATTTGGGTGTGGGTTATTTGGAAAGAAAAGTGTCACTAATTTGGTGATATTAATGGTAGAACAAATTGACTGTGCATACTCCGTCGGTTGGGATGATATATCAACCGGAAAGAATTCGTGTTTTACATAGGTGAGGATTAAACAGATGCAGATGTTTTGAAATATGTTTGGTGTGAGAAATTCGTACTAGAGTCGTGGATATTGAAATGATTCTTGTATGTTCCTAAGAAGAAATGCACTAGGTTTTTTGTCATTTGCTAGCCAAGCCCAACTTTCTGATGGTGACCCAAACTCGCTATCGTAGAGCCTACAACAATAACTCCAGCTCACTAGGCACTTATATACCACGCCTGGATGCCTAATCTCTTATCATTCGATAATGTGCAAGTTCGAGCGCATCGAATACGAACACGAGATTAACGAGCACGATGTATACGAACTCCTCCGTTGCCATCGTCAACCACAGCATCAGTTACGAGG contains the following coding sequences:
- the LOC134286458 gene encoding uncharacterized protein LOC134286458, giving the protein MSESRDKTPDNSNAYSCVACQRPDSADNIVACDKCSDWWHYSCAGVTDSVKTAKWLCRNCFPQAAQSVSNASTSASRKARLELSMKRLEEQRELDKKLMELELEKKYLKQKYQLLEETLQEEFETRSVRSRVNEIESRQNNVRRWVEQQASEKSAAKEDDVPAVTSDNRQDVHQGPPVHITDAEDGAVSGVDCAIRDPQAVPGSNAFGNLRRTLQNCKQDQPTLQQLQELQEQLKICQLQLQQQSTPISSRRPDVSKGAIRKTHRDEIVRPAEDMPRSAVPNPMVHEAHDQHRNHRYPEPLRNPNQFAPSVPLVRHRVEVPIPSVSSFVPRGPSPEQIAARQVMTRDLPEFTGDPEEWPMFESSFNNTTAACGYNHAENLSRLQRCLKGAAHKSVRYYLMSPESVPDVMKTLKMLYGRPEMIVNKLIRNVRETPSPKPEKLETLIEFGMAIRNLTQHLIAAGQQSHLSNPILLQELVDKLPAGVKLQWAQHLQNHPVASLQILSQFMTTVVDSVSKVVVYVGEPIQKHEKSKIREKGFLHAHAEANGAGAYAATKRCPICTKDDHRVPDCTSFKRISVENRWKSVTSLKLCRCCLNFHGRRTCKSTNRCGVNGCELRHHPLLHSPPPTSTTTGNQRVTQSSENHAHHHCGQSVLFRIIPVVLHGPSKSMTVFAFLDEGSSATLIEHDLIGQLGIEGQNAPLCLTWTANMSRLESKSQLVSLDISGIGQQKRYQLANVRSVEVLNLPRQTLRFGELQKSFRHLAELSVDSYEDAVPQILVGLRNLKLAVPLETREGNRGPIATKTSLGWCVYGSLDYGCKPEHVSLHICECDTNRKLESMMKEYINADYTGVAPIEPLVSEDNKRAQRILEETTTRVGNRFQTGLIWRYDEIDLPDSFHMALQRLQCLERRMTRDAALKENLHRQIREYQDKGYAHRLTQAELLAADPAYLPISAVTNPNKPGKVRLVWDAAAKVAGISLNSLLLPGPDLLTPLPHVLFRFRQFPVAVSGDIKEMFHQVGIIESDRHSQRFLWRDNPEQTPQIFAMDVAIFGAACSPSSAQFVKNKNAQEHASRFPKASEDIVKCHYVDDYLGSYETVDEAKEVAEGVKVVHSKGGFEIRNWVSNSQAVVEHLGGEPANGMKELISKGNGNTERVLGMPWQSAADELRFSTTFRREIVQLVDCEVRLTKRQMLKCIMSLFDPLGLLASFLVHGKIMMQEVWKTKIQWDERVDDHIYDRWKKWIALFSKIEDLQVPRCYFQHANANMYSALQLHIFVDASEDAYSAVGYFRVEAPDKSVLCTLVAAKTKVAPIHHVTGIDGGGIRKQTSSLHF
- the LOC134286459 gene encoding uncharacterized protein LOC134286459 — translated: MPSKLNVADEATKWGRGPCFDVHSRWYQGPDFLYQNEQSWPQPDQRITTTEEEIRPCYVHQILTMPLLQFERFSKWDRLLRTVAYVGRFVSTCRRRIEGHYTAKRLTQPELQDAEILLWRMVQLEAYADELAIIRKNEELSVDERMSLEKDSILFKLTPVLDEHGILRVDGRIGSLQVVPVDMKWPIILPRHHRVTFLIVDDYHRKYLHANSETIVNELRQRFYIPRLRVIVKTVANRCQVCKIKKAKPCAPRMGPLPIARLSPFVRPFSYVGLDYFGPITVKIGRANAKRWIALFTCLTIRAVHVEVAFDLSTHSCIACIRRFIARRGAPIEIYSDNGRNFVGAQRVLKDQVARIYEDVAITFTHTKWVLIPPYAPHMGGSWERLVRSIKVAMKSLPQERKLDDDALHTTAVEAEAIVNTRPLTYLPLDSAEQEALSPNHFLLGSSNGVKQPTTRMEDTPRTNRHMWNLIQHNLDHFWRRWIREYLPTLTKRTKWFGESKPLQTGDLVVVIDETKRNGWIRGKVLEINPGRDGRIRQAVVQTSDGVFRRPAAKLAILEVQSDAKAVSGTHLYGEGNVSTGSPSVTTVDVFGDGQRPSP
- the LOC134286460 gene encoding uncharacterized protein LOC134286460; amino-acid sequence: MRPIDIIIGAEYYMELLKHERRKVIDDSLTLQDTVFGWIVSGPDYCIMLSNPHLLSNPHLFDGGDPRSTFPILGSRDLPVNQHDVGRRIGLRGVFRNEEERCVVTLPKKERMILQLGGSRFRAIKLFLGVERRLVMNPELKKQYTEYRREYLDMDHRRELFWVNT